From the Streptomyces sp. NBC_00390 genome, the window CCTGCTCGTGCCGCTGCCGGGCAGGGGGCTGACCGTCGGTGCCCCCGAGCCGATCGGTGACTCCCACGCCGGCGCGGCCTTCCTGTACGCGACCACTGTCGAGGTACCGCAGGCCGACGGTGTCCGGATGTATCTGCCGTTGCTGGACGGCAGCGACCAGGTGGGAGTGTTGGCCCTCAGCCTGGGGACCGTCGATGATGACGACCGGCGCCTGCTGCGCAGGCTCGCCGGACTGATCGCCGACATGCTGGTCACCAAGCACAGCTACACCGACCAGTTCTTCCTCGCCCGGCGCCGTGAACCCATGAGCGTGGCCGCGGAGATCCAGTGGTCCCTGCTACCGCCGCTGGCGATGTCCGTCCCGCAGGTCGCGGTGGCCGGAATCCTGGAACCGGCCTACAACGTCGCCGGCGACAGCTTCGACTACGCACTCAACGACGACATCCTGCATGTGGCCGTGGTTGATGCGATGGGTCACGGCTTGAACGCCGCGACGATGGCCACCGTCGCCGTCGGCGCCTACCGGCATTCCAGACGTGCCGGTATCGGCCTGTCCGAGATCTACGCGTTCATGGACCGGGCCATCGCCGAGCAGTTCGGGCCCGAACACTTCGTCACCGCGCAGATGATGCGCCTGAACCTCGCGACGGGCCATCTGCAGTGGGTCAACGCGGGCCACCCCGCACCACTGCTGATCCGCAACCACCAGGTCCTGCGGCGGCTGGACGGTCCCACCACCTTGCCGGTCGGCTTCGGAGGTGAGAAGCCCCAGGTCAGCAAGCTGATGCTCCAGCGCGGCGACCGGGTGCTGTGCTTCACCGACGGCCTGATCGAGGAGCACGAAGCCGGCGAAGAGGAGTTCGGCGAGGATCAGCTCATCCACTGGGTCAACCGCATCGAGCAGACAGAGGAGGGAGTGCGGGCGGTGGTGCGCTCGCTCTCCCACACCCTCAAGCAGGAACGGGGCGGGAGCACCAGTGACGACGCGACCCTCTTCCTGATCGAGTGGCGCGGGGGCGCCGCCGACCACCTCGCCGTCCTGGAGTGAGCCGGCCCCAGGGCACCGCCGACCTGCTCCGAACGGCAGGACGAACCTCGGGAAGCGATTCCCGTCACCCGCTCCGAAGATGAAGGCCCGGGCCAAGGTCATGACCCCTGCCCCGGGCCCTTGTGTTGTCCTGACCCTTGAGTGTTCGGCCCCGAGTGCCCGCTGCGGGGCCCTCGTTGTCCGGTCAGACCAGGGTGCCGGAGGCCGTCGCGCACTTGCCGCGGTCGGCCTTCATCGGGCCGGCGGCGGTGGGCCGGACGTCGAAGTCGAACATGGCGGTGGGTACGTACAGCGAGCAGCAGGCGTTGGGGATGTCGACGATGCCGCTGATACGTCCCTCTATGGGCGAGGAGCCGAGCAGCAGGTAGGCCTGCTCTCCGCTGTAGCCGAACTTCTTGAAGTACTCGACGGCGTTGAGGCAGGCCCGGCGGTAGGCCAGCGTGGCGTCGAGGTAGTAATTCGTGTCCGTGTCGTGGTCGACGGAGATCCCGATGAAGGTCATGAACT encodes:
- a CDS encoding PP2C family protein-serine/threonine phosphatase: MAEGDQQSGKGTVDRSEGFGERLLGVLLDRAHEMPPQLIAPLIAEEVARVGGRDISVLLQDYAQLLLVPLPGRGLTVGAPEPIGDSHAGAAFLYATTVEVPQADGVRMYLPLLDGSDQVGVLALSLGTVDDDDRRLLRRLAGLIADMLVTKHSYTDQFFLARRREPMSVAAEIQWSLLPPLAMSVPQVAVAGILEPAYNVAGDSFDYALNDDILHVAVVDAMGHGLNAATMATVAVGAYRHSRRAGIGLSEIYAFMDRAIAEQFGPEHFVTAQMMRLNLATGHLQWVNAGHPAPLLIRNHQVLRRLDGPTTLPVGFGGEKPQVSKLMLQRGDRVLCFTDGLIEEHEAGEEEFGEDQLIHWVNRIEQTEEGVRAVVRSLSHTLKQERGGSTSDDATLFLIEWRGGAADHLAVLE